Proteins encoded together in one Leishmania infantum JPCM5 genome chromosome 20 window:
- a CDS encoding putative ATP-dependent RNA helicase yields MSSLATWDDCIGPAKWLSEPLQRVLSYPKPLPVQQAVIPTIMRALMSGVPNDVSLTAPTGSGKTLCYLIPLVRLLTELKKGVDDNALRCLILVPTQALGQQVYRELQRLTRPSSIKVACICAEAVDAARGTSTDVEAAEARELVRRVVLPRFGGSEQHSADGCDSAGESEEDADMVDGDEADGGDDGHCFATRQQHRTRNTTVRYFSNVDVIVSTPQRLLHHLDHTRGLRLASLRLLVIDEADQVLVGSFASHVQKVNARYEFEVQQQQRRQLRQQERMCALLACVMSSNFASSSESSVAAAMISPAPLQRLGSLGGASANAFLARGGPILHKVLCSATLSSRIARISNVKLRNCSYYVLDSNGEERKEEGMASSQQANSGAGAAADGGAVLRTQFALPPTLQEHIIFVEDTYRPAVLLKLVHALRSRIAATAARKRASAAARRLAAGMAVDNGDDRAHREADLPRIVAAQDATIASASSSYPNVEDRAGTGILIFCATAEEARVMSHFLAAAGVSSVVEFTTLSSEAERRRALLERTAGADDTESGAEASCVVASDALMRGIDIPNVGHVIMYHPPEAVSQYVHRAGRTARAMRPGHVHLLLSKTGSSGKQEDGEMALYKRLSRSLLRTLPVSYERGFFRFAEAPSAGAATSATSADATAAAEEVGSAEWWVAQAGQFLVQSQHQLQRRWASVLESAATAAAAKAKATAAASKGRSTAAAIMTPSRGADSSQMEASPGRKRDRSVVSSTARAMPAAVGSGLRARWLR; encoded by the coding sequence ATGTCCTCTCTCGCGACGTGGGATGACTGCATCGGGCCTGCCAAGTGGCTCagcgagccgctgcagcgcgttcTGAGCTACCCGAAGCCTTTGCCGGTTCAGCAGGCCGTCATCCCGACCATCATGCGAGCACTCATGAGCGGTGTGCCGAACGATGTCAGCCTCACCGCCCCCACCGGGAGCGGTAAAACACTTTGCTACTTAATCCCATTAGTACGCCTCCTCACGGAGTTGAAGAAAGGCGTTGATGATaacgcgctgcgctgcttgaTTCTCGTGCCAACGCAAGCGCTGGGGCAGCAAGTGTaccgcgagctgcagcgcctgacGCGTCCAAGCTCGATCAAAGTTGCGTGCATCTGTGCCGAGGCCGTGGATGCAGCAAGGGGCACATCGACAGATGtggaggcagcagaggccCGCGAGCTGGTACGGCGAGTCGTGCTGCCTCGTTTTGGCGGCTCCGAGCAGCATTCCGCGGATGGATGCGATAGTGCTGGCGAAAGTGAGGAAGACGCCGACATGGTAGACGGCGACGAAGCGGACGGCGGTGACGACGGTCACTGCTTCGCCACGCGTCAGCAACACCGTACGAGGAACACCACCGTACGGTACTTCTCCAACGTCGACGTGATTGTTTCCACGCCGCAGCGACTTCTTCATCACCTTGACCACACGCGTGGCCTGCGCCTGGCAAGTCTGCGCTTGTTGGTGATTGACGAGGCGGACCAGGTGTTGGTCGGTAGCTTCGCCTCGCATGTGCAGAAGGTGAACGCGCGGTACGAGTttgaggtgcagcagcagcaacgacgccAGCTAAGGCAGCAAgagcgcatgtgtgcgcttCTTGCATGCGTCATGTCTTCGAACTTCGCTTCTTCTAGTGAGTCTTCCGTGGCAGCAGCCATGATATCGCCAGCCCCGCTCCAGCGGTTGGGCAGCCTCGGTGGCGCCTCTGCGAATGCCTTCTTGGCTCGCGGTGGCCCCATCTTACACAAGGTTCTCTGCTCTGCAACGCTCTCGTCACGCATCGCACGCATCTCCAACGTGAAACTGCGCAACTGCAGCTACTACGTCCtcgacagcaacggcgagGAACGCAAGGAGGAAGGGATggcgtcgtcgcagcaggCAAATTCGGGggcaggcgcggcagcagatggtggcgcggtgctgcgcacccAGTTCGCACTCCCGCccacgctgcaggagcacaTTATCTTTGTGGAGGACACATACCGGCCAGCAGTCCTGCTCAAGTTGGTGCACGCCTTGCGGAGCCGCATTGCGGCCACAGCTGCACGGAAGCGTGCttcggctgccgcgcgacgGCTTGCGGCCGGAATGGCTGTCGATAATGGTGACGATCGTGCTCACAGAGAGGCGGACCTTCCTCGTATAGTTGCAGCGCAGGACGCCACCATCGCCTCTGCATCATCGTCGTACCCGAACGTGGAGGACAGGGCAGGCACCGGCATCCTCATCttctgcgccaccgcagaggaggcgcgtGTCATGAGTCacttcctcgccgctgccggagtCTCGTCTGTCGTCGAGTTCACGACTCTTTCCAGCGAGGCagagcgacgccgcgcgctgctggagcggaCGGCTGGCGCGGACGACACGGAATCTGGCGCCGAAGCCTCCTGCGTCGTAGCCTCAGACGCTCTTATGCGCGGCATCGACATCCCGAACGTGGGCCATGTCATTATGTACCACCCGCCTGAAGCTGTGTCGCAGTACGTGCATCGCGCCGggcgcacggcgcgcgcgATGCGGCCCGGCCacgtgcacctgctgctgagcaAGACAGGGTCGAGCGGCAAGCAGGAGGACGGCGAGATGGCGCTGTACAAGCGGCTGTCTCGGTCACTTTTGCGAACGCTTCCGGTGTCGTATGAGCGAGGCTTCTTCCGATTTGCGGAAGCGCCgtccgccggcgcggcaacCTCAGCAACCAGTGCCGatgccacagcagccgctgagGAGGTTGGCTCTGCCGAGTGGTGGGTGGCTCAAGCCGGTCAGTTTCTCGTACAATCCCAGCATCAGCTACAGCGTCGGTGGGCCTCAGTTCTGGAGTCTGCCGCcacagcggccgcagcaaaGGCGAAAGCTACTGCTGCCGCGAGCAAAGGCCgctccacagcagcggccatCATGACCCCCAGTAGGGGCGCGGATTCAAGCCAGATGGAGGCATCCCCAGGGAGGAAGCGAGACCGCAGCGTTGTCTCTAGCACAGCCAGGGCGatgccagcggcggtgggcagTGGCTTGAGGGCGCGATGGCTCCGGTGA